In a single window of the Hippoglossus hippoglossus isolate fHipHip1 chromosome 7, fHipHip1.pri, whole genome shotgun sequence genome:
- the csde1 gene encoding cold shock domain-containing protein E1 isoform X23: protein MSFDPGMLHNNGHTAYANGSGPGIRETGVVEKLLTSYGFIQCSERQDRLFFHCSQYNGNLQDLKIGDDVEFEVSSDRRTGKRIAVKLLKIKPEVLPEERISGQVGPDLHAYPFTVLHGYIHPVVSSIPVHLDGKSGPVQVPNGSVCYERNGEVFYLTYTPEDVEGNIHLDTGDKVSFYMETNKHTGAVSARNIQLVKKKQMRCQGVVCATKEAFGFIERADVVKEIFFHYSEFKGDLEALQAGDDVEFTIKDRNGKEVATDVRLLPQGTVIFEDISIEQFEGTVVKVIPKVPTKNQNDPLPGRISSRIGFTDKELPFGEKDTKSKVTLLEGDHIQFNISTDRRDKLERATNIDVLPDTFDFTKETREMGVIAAIRDGFGFIKCVDRDARMFFHFSEVLEESQLHISDEVEFTVVPVGPVNKIFTKDMLSAQRNHAVRIKKLPKGTVSFHTQSEQRFMGVVEKEVIAVTTKNVSPTKGKEKKKDKGKVVEKESEEGVIGYEDCGVKLTVAYHTKDLEGGGLPQAGDKVEFSINEVKRTGQQSAVSIRVLNRTSSNAKRLHGFVATLKDNFGFIETANHDQEIFFHYSEMCGDLDSLELGDTVEYTLSKGKGNKVSAEKVTKVAAVNGIGEDVGAAVMMGKVIRPLRSVDPSQTEYQGLIEITEEGGTKGPSYPFGIMGMASKADCLQKGELVKFQVCTVSQTGQNMAYSVVPQRRALVECVKDQFGFITYEVGESKKLFFHVKEVQDGLELQTGDEVEFSVVLNQRTGKCSACNVRRVSEGPKPVATPRPDRLVNRLKSITLDDASAPRLVIVRQPRGPDNSKVPLSLLHCYCKFFLNSGLLEFCIILASTLTKFVFV from the exons ATGAGTTTTGACCCAGGAATGCTCCATAACAATGGGCACACTGCATACGCCAATGGCTCAGGACCAGGCATTAGAGAGACTGGCGTGGTGGAGAAGCTTCTGACTTCCTATGGGTTCATCCAGTGCTCTGAACGTCAGGATCGTCTCTTCTTCCACTGCTCTCAGTACAATGGCAACCTGCAGGATCTCAAAATAGGAG ATGATGTAGAGTTTGAGGTATCCTCTGACAGGCGCACTGGCAAGCGCATAGCAGTGAAGCTGCTTAAGATAAAGCCAGAGGTGCTGCCAGAGGAGCGCATCTCGGGCCAGGTGGGGCCAGACCTGCACGCCTATCCCTTTACTGTGCTGCATGGTTATATTCATCCA GTTGTCTCATCAATCCCAGTGCACTTGGATGGAAAGTCTGGTCCTGTGCAGGTTCCCAATGGCAGTGTCTGTTATGAAAGAAATGGG GAAGTGTTCTACCTTACCTACACTCCTGAGGATGTAGAGGGTAACATCCACCTGGACACCGGTGACAAAGTCAGCTTTTACATGGAGACCAACAAACA CACTGGTGCCGTTAGTGCTCGTAATATTCagctggtgaagaagaaacagatgCGGTGCCAGGGTGTGGTGTGCGCTACAAAG GAGGCCTTTGGATTCATCGAAAGGGCTGACGTGGTGAAGGAGATCTTCTTTCACTACAGTGAGTTCAAGGGTGATTTGGAGGCTCTGCAGGCTGGAGATGATGTCGAGTTCACCATCAAAGACAGAAAT GGTAAAGAAGTAGCTACTGATGTGAGGCTGCTCCCTCAAGGAACGGTCATTTTTGAGGATATCAGCATTGAGCAGTTTGAAGGCACTGTCGTCAAGGTCATTCCCAAGGTTCCCACCAAAAACCAG AACGACCCTCTCCCAGGTCGCATCAGTTCTCGAATTGGTTTCACTGACAAGGAGCTGCCGTTCGGGGAGAAGGACACAAAATCCAAGGTGACCCTTTTGGAGGGCGATCACATTCAGTTCAACATCTCCACCGACCGCAGAGACAAGCTGGAGAGGGCGACGAACATCGACGTCCTCCCAGACACCTTCGACTTCACCAAGGAGACGCGTGAAATG GGGGTGATTGCGGCTATACGCGATGGCTTTGGCTTCATAAAGTGTGTGGATCGGGATGCTAGGATGTTCTTTCACTTCAGTGAAGTGCTGGAGGAGAGCCAACTGCACATCTCGGATGAAGTGGAGTTTACTGTTGTGCCTGTAGGTCCTGTTAATAAGATTTTCACCAAA GATATGCTGTCTGCTCAGAGGAACCATGCCGTGCGCATCAAGAAGCTGCCCAAGGGCACTGTGTCTTTCCATACCCAGTCTGAGCAGCGCTTCATGGGTGTGGTGGAGAAAGAAGTTATTGCTGTCACCACAAAGAATGTCAGTCCTACCAAGGGCAAGGAGAAG AAAAAAGACAAG GGTAAAGTCGTAGAAAAG GAATCGGAGGAAGGAGTTATTGGATATGAAGACTGTGGAGTGAAGCTCACTGTGGCATACCATACTAAAGACCTAGAGGGAGGAGGTCTCCCACAGGCTGGAGACAAG GTGGAGTTCTCTATCAACGAAGTGAAGCGAACCGGCCAGCAGAGCGCAGTCTCCATCAGGGTCCTCAACCGTACCTCCTCCAATGCCAAGAGACTACATGGATTTGTTGCCACACTGAAGGACAACTTTGGCTTCATTGAGACAGCAAATCATGACCAAGAGATTTTCTTTCACTACAG tgAGATGTGTGGAGACTTGGACAGTTTGGAGCTGGGCGACACAGTGGAGTACACGCTCTCtaaaggaaaaggaaacaaagtCAGTGCTGAAAAGGTTACCAAAGTGGCTGCAG TGAATGGCATTGGCGAGGATGTTGGTGCGGCAGTGATGATGGGCAAAGTCATCCGTCCTTTACGCAGTGTAGACCCCTCCCAAACAGAATACCAAGGGCTTATTGAAATCACAGAGGAAG GTGGAACAAAAGGTCCAAGTTATCCCTTTGGAATCATGGGTATGGCCAGCAAGGCAGATTGTCTGCAGAAAGGAGAACTTGTGAAGTTCCAGGTTTGCACAGTATCCCAGACTGGACAGAATATGGCCTATAGTGTTGTCCCCCAGCGTAGAGCCTTGGTGGAGTGTGTCAAAGACCAG TTTGGCTTCATCACATATGAGGTCGGTGAGAGCAAGAAACTGTTCTTCCACGTAAAAGAAGTGCAAGATGGCCTGGAGCTCCAAACCGGGGATGAGGTGGAGTTCTCGGTCGTCCTTAATCAACGCACAGGAAAATGTAGTGCCTGCAATGTTCGCAGAGTCAG CGAGGGGCCTAAACCAGTGGCAACTCCTCGCCCTGACCGTCTGGTGAACCGATTGAAGAGCATCACCCTTGATGATGCCAGTGCTCCTCGTCTGGTCATCGTTAGACAGCCCCGCGGTCCTGACAACTCAAAGGTACCACTGAGCCTACTGCACTGCTACTGCAAGTTTTTCCTGAACT CTGGATTACTTGAATTTTGTATTATATTGGCATCAACTTtaacaaagtttgtttttgtatag
- the csde1 gene encoding cold shock domain-containing protein E1 isoform X24, which translates to MSFDPGMLHNNGHTAYANGSGPGIRETGVVEKLLTSYGFIQCSERQDRLFFHCSQYNGNLQDLKIGDDVEFEVSSDRRTGKRIAVKLLKIKPEVLPEERISGQVGPDLHAYPFTVLHGYIHPVVSSIPVHLDGKSGPVQVPNGSVCYERNGEVFYLTYTPEDVEGNIHLDTGDKVSFYMETNKHTGAVSARNIQLVKKKQMRCQGVVCATKEAFGFIERADVVKEIFFHYSEFKGDLEALQAGDDVEFTIKDRNGKEVATDVRLLPQGTVIFEDISIEQFEGTVVKVIPKVPTKNQNDPLPGRISSRIGFTDKELPFGEKDTKSKVTLLEGDHIQFNISTDRRDKLERATNIDVLPDTFDFTKETREMGVIAAIRDGFGFIKCVDRDARMFFHFSEVLEESQLHISDEVEFTVVPVGPVNKIFTKDMLSAQRNHAVRIKKLPKGTVSFHTQSEQRFMGVVEKEVIAVTTKNVSPTKGKEKESEEGVIGYEDCGVKLTVAYHTKDLEGGGLPQAGDKVEFSINEVKRTGQQSAVSIRVLNRTSSNAKRLHGFVATLKDNFGFIETANHDQEIFFHYSEMCGDLDSLELGDTVEYTLSKGKGNKVSAEKVTKVAAVNGIGEDVGAAVMMGKVIRPLRSVDPSQTEYQGLIEITEEGGTKGPSYPFGIMGMASKADCLQKGELVKFQVCTVSQTGQNMAYSVVPQRRALVECVKDQFGFITYEVGESKKLFFHVKEVQDGLELQTGDEVEFSVVLNQRTGKCSACNVRRVSEGPKPVATPRPDRLVNRLKSITLDDASAPRLVIVRQPRGPDNSKGFNVERKTRQPGVID; encoded by the exons ATGAGTTTTGACCCAGGAATGCTCCATAACAATGGGCACACTGCATACGCCAATGGCTCAGGACCAGGCATTAGAGAGACTGGCGTGGTGGAGAAGCTTCTGACTTCCTATGGGTTCATCCAGTGCTCTGAACGTCAGGATCGTCTCTTCTTCCACTGCTCTCAGTACAATGGCAACCTGCAGGATCTCAAAATAGGAG ATGATGTAGAGTTTGAGGTATCCTCTGACAGGCGCACTGGCAAGCGCATAGCAGTGAAGCTGCTTAAGATAAAGCCAGAGGTGCTGCCAGAGGAGCGCATCTCGGGCCAGGTGGGGCCAGACCTGCACGCCTATCCCTTTACTGTGCTGCATGGTTATATTCATCCA GTTGTCTCATCAATCCCAGTGCACTTGGATGGAAAGTCTGGTCCTGTGCAGGTTCCCAATGGCAGTGTCTGTTATGAAAGAAATGGG GAAGTGTTCTACCTTACCTACACTCCTGAGGATGTAGAGGGTAACATCCACCTGGACACCGGTGACAAAGTCAGCTTTTACATGGAGACCAACAAACA CACTGGTGCCGTTAGTGCTCGTAATATTCagctggtgaagaagaaacagatgCGGTGCCAGGGTGTGGTGTGCGCTACAAAG GAGGCCTTTGGATTCATCGAAAGGGCTGACGTGGTGAAGGAGATCTTCTTTCACTACAGTGAGTTCAAGGGTGATTTGGAGGCTCTGCAGGCTGGAGATGATGTCGAGTTCACCATCAAAGACAGAAAT GGTAAAGAAGTAGCTACTGATGTGAGGCTGCTCCCTCAAGGAACGGTCATTTTTGAGGATATCAGCATTGAGCAGTTTGAAGGCACTGTCGTCAAGGTCATTCCCAAGGTTCCCACCAAAAACCAG AACGACCCTCTCCCAGGTCGCATCAGTTCTCGAATTGGTTTCACTGACAAGGAGCTGCCGTTCGGGGAGAAGGACACAAAATCCAAGGTGACCCTTTTGGAGGGCGATCACATTCAGTTCAACATCTCCACCGACCGCAGAGACAAGCTGGAGAGGGCGACGAACATCGACGTCCTCCCAGACACCTTCGACTTCACCAAGGAGACGCGTGAAATG GGGGTGATTGCGGCTATACGCGATGGCTTTGGCTTCATAAAGTGTGTGGATCGGGATGCTAGGATGTTCTTTCACTTCAGTGAAGTGCTGGAGGAGAGCCAACTGCACATCTCGGATGAAGTGGAGTTTACTGTTGTGCCTGTAGGTCCTGTTAATAAGATTTTCACCAAA GATATGCTGTCTGCTCAGAGGAACCATGCCGTGCGCATCAAGAAGCTGCCCAAGGGCACTGTGTCTTTCCATACCCAGTCTGAGCAGCGCTTCATGGGTGTGGTGGAGAAAGAAGTTATTGCTGTCACCACAAAGAATGTCAGTCCTACCAAGGGCAAGGAGAAG GAATCGGAGGAAGGAGTTATTGGATATGAAGACTGTGGAGTGAAGCTCACTGTGGCATACCATACTAAAGACCTAGAGGGAGGAGGTCTCCCACAGGCTGGAGACAAG GTGGAGTTCTCTATCAACGAAGTGAAGCGAACCGGCCAGCAGAGCGCAGTCTCCATCAGGGTCCTCAACCGTACCTCCTCCAATGCCAAGAGACTACATGGATTTGTTGCCACACTGAAGGACAACTTTGGCTTCATTGAGACAGCAAATCATGACCAAGAGATTTTCTTTCACTACAG tgAGATGTGTGGAGACTTGGACAGTTTGGAGCTGGGCGACACAGTGGAGTACACGCTCTCtaaaggaaaaggaaacaaagtCAGTGCTGAAAAGGTTACCAAAGTGGCTGCAG TGAATGGCATTGGCGAGGATGTTGGTGCGGCAGTGATGATGGGCAAAGTCATCCGTCCTTTACGCAGTGTAGACCCCTCCCAAACAGAATACCAAGGGCTTATTGAAATCACAGAGGAAG GTGGAACAAAAGGTCCAAGTTATCCCTTTGGAATCATGGGTATGGCCAGCAAGGCAGATTGTCTGCAGAAAGGAGAACTTGTGAAGTTCCAGGTTTGCACAGTATCCCAGACTGGACAGAATATGGCCTATAGTGTTGTCCCCCAGCGTAGAGCCTTGGTGGAGTGTGTCAAAGACCAG TTTGGCTTCATCACATATGAGGTCGGTGAGAGCAAGAAACTGTTCTTCCACGTAAAAGAAGTGCAAGATGGCCTGGAGCTCCAAACCGGGGATGAGGTGGAGTTCTCGGTCGTCCTTAATCAACGCACAGGAAAATGTAGTGCCTGCAATGTTCGCAGAGTCAG CGAGGGGCCTAAACCAGTGGCAACTCCTCGCCCTGACCGTCTGGTGAACCGATTGAAGAGCATCACCCTTGATGATGCCAGTGCTCCTCGTCTGGTCATCGTTAGACAGCCCCGCGGTCCTGACAACTCAAAG GGCTTCAATGTGGAGCGCAAGACTCGTCAGCCTGGCGTCATCGACTGA
- the csde1 gene encoding cold shock domain-containing protein E1 isoform X29 — MSFDPGMLHNNGHTAYANGSGPGIRETGVVEKLLTSYGFIQCSERQDRLFFHCSQYNGNLQDLKIGDDVEFEVSSDRRTGKRIAVKLLKIKPEVLPEERISGQVVSSIPVHLDGKSGPVQVPNGSVCYERNGEVFYLTYTPEDVEGNIHLDTGDKVSFYMETNKHTGAVSARNIQLVKKKQMRCQGVVCATKEAFGFIERADVVKEIFFHYSEFKGDLEALQAGDDVEFTIKDRNGKEVATDVRLLPQGTVIFEDISIEQFEGTVVKVIPKVPTKNQNDPLPGRISSRIGFTDKELPFGEKDTKSKVTLLEGDHIQFNISTDRRDKLERATNIDVLPDTFDFTKETREMGVIAAIRDGFGFIKCVDRDARMFFHFSEVLEESQLHISDEVEFTVVPDMLSAQRNHAVRIKKLPKGTVSFHTQSEQRFMGVVEKEVIAVTTKNVSPTKGKEKESEEGVIGYEDCGVKLTVAYHTKDLEGGGLPQAGDKVEFSINEVKRTGQQSAVSIRVLNRTSSNAKRLHGFVATLKDNFGFIETANHDQEIFFHYSEMCGDLDSLELGDTVEYTLSKGKGNKVSAEKVTKVAAVNGIGEDVGAAVMMGKVIRPLRSVDPSQTEYQGLIEITEEGGTKGPSYPFGIMGMASKADCLQKGELVKFQVCTVSQTGQNMAYSVVPQRRALVECVKDQFGFITYEVGESKKLFFHVKEVQDGLELQTGDEVEFSVVLNQRTGKCSACNVRRVSEGPKPVATPRPDRLVNRLKSITLDDASAPRLVIVRQPRGPDNSKGFNVERKTRQPGVID; from the exons ATGAGTTTTGACCCAGGAATGCTCCATAACAATGGGCACACTGCATACGCCAATGGCTCAGGACCAGGCATTAGAGAGACTGGCGTGGTGGAGAAGCTTCTGACTTCCTATGGGTTCATCCAGTGCTCTGAACGTCAGGATCGTCTCTTCTTCCACTGCTCTCAGTACAATGGCAACCTGCAGGATCTCAAAATAGGAG ATGATGTAGAGTTTGAGGTATCCTCTGACAGGCGCACTGGCAAGCGCATAGCAGTGAAGCTGCTTAAGATAAAGCCAGAGGTGCTGCCAGAGGAGCGCATCTCGGGCCAG GTTGTCTCATCAATCCCAGTGCACTTGGATGGAAAGTCTGGTCCTGTGCAGGTTCCCAATGGCAGTGTCTGTTATGAAAGAAATGGG GAAGTGTTCTACCTTACCTACACTCCTGAGGATGTAGAGGGTAACATCCACCTGGACACCGGTGACAAAGTCAGCTTTTACATGGAGACCAACAAACA CACTGGTGCCGTTAGTGCTCGTAATATTCagctggtgaagaagaaacagatgCGGTGCCAGGGTGTGGTGTGCGCTACAAAG GAGGCCTTTGGATTCATCGAAAGGGCTGACGTGGTGAAGGAGATCTTCTTTCACTACAGTGAGTTCAAGGGTGATTTGGAGGCTCTGCAGGCTGGAGATGATGTCGAGTTCACCATCAAAGACAGAAAT GGTAAAGAAGTAGCTACTGATGTGAGGCTGCTCCCTCAAGGAACGGTCATTTTTGAGGATATCAGCATTGAGCAGTTTGAAGGCACTGTCGTCAAGGTCATTCCCAAGGTTCCCACCAAAAACCAG AACGACCCTCTCCCAGGTCGCATCAGTTCTCGAATTGGTTTCACTGACAAGGAGCTGCCGTTCGGGGAGAAGGACACAAAATCCAAGGTGACCCTTTTGGAGGGCGATCACATTCAGTTCAACATCTCCACCGACCGCAGAGACAAGCTGGAGAGGGCGACGAACATCGACGTCCTCCCAGACACCTTCGACTTCACCAAGGAGACGCGTGAAATG GGGGTGATTGCGGCTATACGCGATGGCTTTGGCTTCATAAAGTGTGTGGATCGGGATGCTAGGATGTTCTTTCACTTCAGTGAAGTGCTGGAGGAGAGCCAACTGCACATCTCGGATGAAGTGGAGTTTACTGTTGTGCCT GATATGCTGTCTGCTCAGAGGAACCATGCCGTGCGCATCAAGAAGCTGCCCAAGGGCACTGTGTCTTTCCATACCCAGTCTGAGCAGCGCTTCATGGGTGTGGTGGAGAAAGAAGTTATTGCTGTCACCACAAAGAATGTCAGTCCTACCAAGGGCAAGGAGAAG GAATCGGAGGAAGGAGTTATTGGATATGAAGACTGTGGAGTGAAGCTCACTGTGGCATACCATACTAAAGACCTAGAGGGAGGAGGTCTCCCACAGGCTGGAGACAAG GTGGAGTTCTCTATCAACGAAGTGAAGCGAACCGGCCAGCAGAGCGCAGTCTCCATCAGGGTCCTCAACCGTACCTCCTCCAATGCCAAGAGACTACATGGATTTGTTGCCACACTGAAGGACAACTTTGGCTTCATTGAGACAGCAAATCATGACCAAGAGATTTTCTTTCACTACAG tgAGATGTGTGGAGACTTGGACAGTTTGGAGCTGGGCGACACAGTGGAGTACACGCTCTCtaaaggaaaaggaaacaaagtCAGTGCTGAAAAGGTTACCAAAGTGGCTGCAG TGAATGGCATTGGCGAGGATGTTGGTGCGGCAGTGATGATGGGCAAAGTCATCCGTCCTTTACGCAGTGTAGACCCCTCCCAAACAGAATACCAAGGGCTTATTGAAATCACAGAGGAAG GTGGAACAAAAGGTCCAAGTTATCCCTTTGGAATCATGGGTATGGCCAGCAAGGCAGATTGTCTGCAGAAAGGAGAACTTGTGAAGTTCCAGGTTTGCACAGTATCCCAGACTGGACAGAATATGGCCTATAGTGTTGTCCCCCAGCGTAGAGCCTTGGTGGAGTGTGTCAAAGACCAG TTTGGCTTCATCACATATGAGGTCGGTGAGAGCAAGAAACTGTTCTTCCACGTAAAAGAAGTGCAAGATGGCCTGGAGCTCCAAACCGGGGATGAGGTGGAGTTCTCGGTCGTCCTTAATCAACGCACAGGAAAATGTAGTGCCTGCAATGTTCGCAGAGTCAG CGAGGGGCCTAAACCAGTGGCAACTCCTCGCCCTGACCGTCTGGTGAACCGATTGAAGAGCATCACCCTTGATGATGCCAGTGCTCCTCGTCTGGTCATCGTTAGACAGCCCCGCGGTCCTGACAACTCAAAG GGCTTCAATGTGGAGCGCAAGACTCGTCAGCCTGGCGTCATCGACTGA
- the csde1 gene encoding cold shock domain-containing protein E1 isoform X28: MSFDPGMLHNNGHTAYANGSGPGIRETGVVEKLLTSYGFIQCSERQDRLFFHCSQYNGNLQDLKIGDDVEFEVSSDRRTGKRIAVKLLKIKPEVLPEERISGQVVSSIPVHLDGKSGPVQVPNGSVCYERNGEVFYLTYTPEDVEGNIHLDTGDKVSFYMETNKHTGAVSARNIQLVKKKQMRCQGVVCATKEAFGFIERADVVKEIFFHYSEFKGDLEALQAGDDVEFTIKDRNGKEVATDVRLLPQGTVIFEDISIEQFEGTVVKVIPKVPTKNQNDPLPGRISSRIGFTDKELPFGEKDTKSKVTLLEGDHIQFNISTDRRDKLERATNIDVLPDTFDFTKETREMGVIAAIRDGFGFIKCVDRDARMFFHFSEVLEESQLHISDEVEFTVVPVGPVNKIFTKDMLSAQRNHAVRIKKLPKGTVSFHTQSEQRFMGVVEKEVIAVTTKNVSPTKGKEKESEEGVIGYEDCGVKLTVAYHTKDLEGGGLPQAGDKVEFSINEVKRTGQQSAVSIRVLNRTSSNAKRLHGFVATLKDNFGFIETANHDQEIFFHYSEMCGDLDSLELGDTVEYTLSKGKGNKVSAEKVTKVAAVNGIGEDVGAAVMMGKVIRPLRSVDPSQTEYQGLIEITEEGGTKGPSYPFGIMGMASKADCLQKGELVKFQVCTVSQTGQNMAYSVVPQRRALVECVKDQFGFITYEVGESKKLFFHVKEVQDGLELQTGDEVEFSVVLNQRTGKCSACNVRRVSEGPKPVATPRPDRLVNRLKSITLDDASAPRLVIVRQPRGPDNSKGFNVERKTRQPGVID, encoded by the exons ATGAGTTTTGACCCAGGAATGCTCCATAACAATGGGCACACTGCATACGCCAATGGCTCAGGACCAGGCATTAGAGAGACTGGCGTGGTGGAGAAGCTTCTGACTTCCTATGGGTTCATCCAGTGCTCTGAACGTCAGGATCGTCTCTTCTTCCACTGCTCTCAGTACAATGGCAACCTGCAGGATCTCAAAATAGGAG ATGATGTAGAGTTTGAGGTATCCTCTGACAGGCGCACTGGCAAGCGCATAGCAGTGAAGCTGCTTAAGATAAAGCCAGAGGTGCTGCCAGAGGAGCGCATCTCGGGCCAG GTTGTCTCATCAATCCCAGTGCACTTGGATGGAAAGTCTGGTCCTGTGCAGGTTCCCAATGGCAGTGTCTGTTATGAAAGAAATGGG GAAGTGTTCTACCTTACCTACACTCCTGAGGATGTAGAGGGTAACATCCACCTGGACACCGGTGACAAAGTCAGCTTTTACATGGAGACCAACAAACA CACTGGTGCCGTTAGTGCTCGTAATATTCagctggtgaagaagaaacagatgCGGTGCCAGGGTGTGGTGTGCGCTACAAAG GAGGCCTTTGGATTCATCGAAAGGGCTGACGTGGTGAAGGAGATCTTCTTTCACTACAGTGAGTTCAAGGGTGATTTGGAGGCTCTGCAGGCTGGAGATGATGTCGAGTTCACCATCAAAGACAGAAAT GGTAAAGAAGTAGCTACTGATGTGAGGCTGCTCCCTCAAGGAACGGTCATTTTTGAGGATATCAGCATTGAGCAGTTTGAAGGCACTGTCGTCAAGGTCATTCCCAAGGTTCCCACCAAAAACCAG AACGACCCTCTCCCAGGTCGCATCAGTTCTCGAATTGGTTTCACTGACAAGGAGCTGCCGTTCGGGGAGAAGGACACAAAATCCAAGGTGACCCTTTTGGAGGGCGATCACATTCAGTTCAACATCTCCACCGACCGCAGAGACAAGCTGGAGAGGGCGACGAACATCGACGTCCTCCCAGACACCTTCGACTTCACCAAGGAGACGCGTGAAATG GGGGTGATTGCGGCTATACGCGATGGCTTTGGCTTCATAAAGTGTGTGGATCGGGATGCTAGGATGTTCTTTCACTTCAGTGAAGTGCTGGAGGAGAGCCAACTGCACATCTCGGATGAAGTGGAGTTTACTGTTGTGCCTGTAGGTCCTGTTAATAAGATTTTCACCAAA GATATGCTGTCTGCTCAGAGGAACCATGCCGTGCGCATCAAGAAGCTGCCCAAGGGCACTGTGTCTTTCCATACCCAGTCTGAGCAGCGCTTCATGGGTGTGGTGGAGAAAGAAGTTATTGCTGTCACCACAAAGAATGTCAGTCCTACCAAGGGCAAGGAGAAG GAATCGGAGGAAGGAGTTATTGGATATGAAGACTGTGGAGTGAAGCTCACTGTGGCATACCATACTAAAGACCTAGAGGGAGGAGGTCTCCCACAGGCTGGAGACAAG GTGGAGTTCTCTATCAACGAAGTGAAGCGAACCGGCCAGCAGAGCGCAGTCTCCATCAGGGTCCTCAACCGTACCTCCTCCAATGCCAAGAGACTACATGGATTTGTTGCCACACTGAAGGACAACTTTGGCTTCATTGAGACAGCAAATCATGACCAAGAGATTTTCTTTCACTACAG tgAGATGTGTGGAGACTTGGACAGTTTGGAGCTGGGCGACACAGTGGAGTACACGCTCTCtaaaggaaaaggaaacaaagtCAGTGCTGAAAAGGTTACCAAAGTGGCTGCAG TGAATGGCATTGGCGAGGATGTTGGTGCGGCAGTGATGATGGGCAAAGTCATCCGTCCTTTACGCAGTGTAGACCCCTCCCAAACAGAATACCAAGGGCTTATTGAAATCACAGAGGAAG GTGGAACAAAAGGTCCAAGTTATCCCTTTGGAATCATGGGTATGGCCAGCAAGGCAGATTGTCTGCAGAAAGGAGAACTTGTGAAGTTCCAGGTTTGCACAGTATCCCAGACTGGACAGAATATGGCCTATAGTGTTGTCCCCCAGCGTAGAGCCTTGGTGGAGTGTGTCAAAGACCAG TTTGGCTTCATCACATATGAGGTCGGTGAGAGCAAGAAACTGTTCTTCCACGTAAAAGAAGTGCAAGATGGCCTGGAGCTCCAAACCGGGGATGAGGTGGAGTTCTCGGTCGTCCTTAATCAACGCACAGGAAAATGTAGTGCCTGCAATGTTCGCAGAGTCAG CGAGGGGCCTAAACCAGTGGCAACTCCTCGCCCTGACCGTCTGGTGAACCGATTGAAGAGCATCACCCTTGATGATGCCAGTGCTCCTCGTCTGGTCATCGTTAGACAGCCCCGCGGTCCTGACAACTCAAAG GGCTTCAATGTGGAGCGCAAGACTCGTCAGCCTGGCGTCATCGACTGA